In a single window of the Rhopalosiphum padi isolate XX-2018 chromosome 1, ASM2088224v1, whole genome shotgun sequence genome:
- the LOC132917691 gene encoding acylglycerol kinase, mitochondrial-like: MAKVFGVFKTIRNNWKKSVFFTAVLSYGANFANEKYETHMFMSQCCRTVSAYGDMSLPVDKKPKKVTVILNPAANKRNSKSDFEKYCAPLLYLAGYSVTVLTTEREGGARSLVENLIGETDALIVAGGDGTLSEVVTGLLRRLKGDTSLTEHLPIGILPLGRTNNVARQLLQPQDDNHVHFLTNATMAIINEVNSAHPVVRIENLESQNPEKCVYALNSIEWGALREAKVTRDQYWYFGKLRDLAAFVFGNNFLHYTVDAELEYSPPCSGCSNCYKKVTTAINKSSSLFSWISWAFSFNRNSGGTDYSKIINPECSNYSKVPIKTFNVNINLDVNSTPVLQINVGPENISYSEFVKEGYLKFRDENSKIQNSIIEAKDVTVTPHIDDKNKWLSIDNEDYEVKPMKLSLLPNAIYLFKPDNSMNQLQEKKDQESSLSLDKFRNHIGLKQFV; encoded by the exons gactCATATGTTTATGTCTCAATGCTGTAGAACTGTTTCGGCTTATGGAGATATGTCATTGCCAGTAGATAAAAAACCTAAAAAGGTAACAGTTATATTGAATCCAGCAGCTAAcaaaag aAATTctaaatcagattttgaaaaatattgtgctCCTCTGTTATATTTGGCTGGTTACTCAGTTACAGTCCTTACAACAGAACGAGAGGGTGGTGCTAGAAGTTTGGTAGAAAATTTAATTGGCGAAACAGATGCTCTTATTGTAGCTGGAGGTGATGGCACTTTATCAgag GTAGTAACCGGATTGTTGAGACGTTTAAAGGGTGATACATCTCTCACTGAACATTTACCAATTGGAATTTTACCTCTTGGACGTACAAATAATGTTGCTAGACAATTGTTACAGCCCCAGGATGACAACCATGTACATTTTCTTACCAATGCGACAATGGCTATTATAAATGAGGTTAATTCTGCTCATCCTGTTGTAAGAATTGAAAATTTAGAG agtCAAAATCCTGAAAAATGTGTCTATGCTTTGAATAGTATTGAATGGGGTGCATTAAGAGAAGCCAAAGTGACTCGTGATCAATACTGGTATTTTGGCAAACTAAGGGATTTGGCTGCTTTTGTGTTTGGTAACAATTTTCTCCACTACACAGTGGATGCAGAATTAGAATACAGTCCACCATGCTCTGGTTGTAGTAATTGCTACAAAAAAGTAACTACTGCTATCAATAAATCGTCAAGTTTATTTTCTTGGATAAGTTGGGCTTTTTCATTTAATAGAAATTCTG GTGGTAcagattattcaaaaataatcaatCCCGAATGCagtaattattcaaaagttCCAATCAAAACTTTTAATGTCAATATCAATTTAGATGTTAATTCGACACCAGTTCTACAAATAAATGTTGGTCCAGAAAATATTTCTTACTCTGAATTTGTGAAAgaaggttatttaaaatttagagatgaaaatagtaaaattcaaaattctattATTGAAGCTAAAGATGTGACAGTAACACCTCATATTGATGAT aaaaataaatggcTATCAATTGATAATGAAGATTACGAAGTTAAGCCAATGAAATTGTCATTACTACCaaatgcaatatatttattcaagcCTGACAATTCAATGAATCAGTTACAAGAGAAAAAAGATCAAGAATCAAGTTTGTCATTAGATAAGTTTAGAAATCATATTggtttaaaacaatttgtttaa